In Aedes albopictus strain Foshan chromosome 3, AalbF5, whole genome shotgun sequence, the genomic window TTGACCTTTTTTTGTGCAATCACTATCTGTTCGGCTGATTGTTATAGCCATTTCACGGATTTAGCTGAATCATTACTCCAACATTACATTGAACGTTATGCAGATATTTACGGAGAAGATTACATTTCAAGCAACGTACATAATCTCACTCATGTTACAGAAGACGTGAAACGTTTCGGCGTTCTATCAAGCTTCAGTGCATATCCTTTCGAAAGTAAATTATACCAGATCAAAAATTTAATTCGAAGTGGACACAAGCCGTTGCATCAGGTAGCCAAAAGAATAAGCGAATTGAATCAGTTAGAAGGAAACTGCAGTAGCACGGAAGCGCAAAAAGTAGCTCCATTGTTGAAAAAACGCATTCCTGAATCATGTGAGCTGTACGAGAAAATTGATTTTGGAACGTTCTCACTATGTAACGATGCTGCCAATAAGTGGTTTTTAACCAAAAACAATGAGATAGTTTGCTTTAGCCACGCCAGTCAGCAAAATGGAAATGTTTGTATATCGGGAAGCGCGTTGGCAAATATCAGTAACTTTTTCCCAACTCCTTTTAAATCATGTCATTTAAATGTCTACTATTCTAGCTGCGAAAAAGCCACTGTTACTCATTACGCTCTTTCAAGTATAAAATGTAAAATGGTGGCAATGCCTATCCCCAAAAGTAATGTAGGTATGGCATTCATTCCTTTGTTGCACACAATGCGTTAGGATGAGAGCTACATTGCTATATAAATGTCATCAAGTTTTGTTCACAAATCTATCAAATAAAAAGCatcaaaatatttatttaaaagtAATCACTTACCAATCATGTGGTACATTTCAATTACATGACATATTCGAAATCTACTCTTTGTTCATTTCAAATGAACCTGTGGTATTAACATTAGAAACATCCTCCTCTTCAATAATTGCATCAGCCCGAGCATCATCCCTAGCATCAGCCTGCACTGGTTCAGGTTCGACACTGGTTTTTTTATACTTCAGGTTGGTTGGTCTGTTCTTATGCTTCGATGTTAGCATCTTTGCATTGAGTCGTTGCTTGCTGTTCTTAAGGAtcgttttgaagaatttttctccGTCCAGCTCTGAAAAATCCTTGTCGGCCTGTCGAACCAGATTCACAAACAGTCTCCGTGTGTTTCCATAGAACTTCAATGGAATTTTTGGCTCCGCATCTACACTGGTTGATGGCTCCTGCTGTGTGTTCCCATCGGACTTTCGTACCATTCCTGTCCACGAGCACTGGGTAAGGAACATTCGCGTGAAGAAGTAGTCGATCAACTTATAGCAGCAATCGACACCCTGTGCCTTGCCTGTGGTACCGCAGATGAAACTCATTCCGCTCAAGAACGTTTGCATCTTTGTgctgtcttccagggatttttccaacgcTTTCAAATCATCAACGGAATCGACTGCAGAAAATGCAGGCTGCACATGCTGCttggttgaactttcatccaatCGTTGTGTACGGCAATGGCAATGCGTCATGGCGTAATCTTGCCCAGTTTGAATCTTTGCCAGAGCCTGCATTATTTTGGATTGGTTTTCCAAAATGACACGTTGATTTTCCAGAACCGGATCGATACCGTTGTTTTCGTCATCATTTGTCATGAAAAATATCGATGACTGCGGTggttgttcttcttctttttcgtcAGCTTCTTCCGTTACGTACACCATTTGTTGATCGTCCACAGGGCCAGCaatctatcatcaaacattatATTCAAGAGAGAAAACCAGTAAGGTTAGATGAAACAATTGAGTCATACACATCATATTTGAAAGCATAGGAATGAAATCTTGAAAAgtttttttgttatcattcagACTACTGCTGAGAAATTGCTACTTACACATAGATTCGTAGCCGGACTCAAGATTGAGTTTACTGCCACTTCCTGTTCGTGTGTAGGTCCAGATACGCTCTTCACAAGACTGTTAAAGTCCTTGGCCACAAATACTTTACTTGACTGGCCGTACCGTATACGTTTTCTTGGAGGCGGCATTTGAATTTCTTCCACTTCGGTATCAGATACTGTTTCCATCCGGTCGAGTTCGTCATCAGCTTCCTTCCGTGTGAGAAATTCCCTTTTCTTCACACAATTAATCTTCTCCCATTTGTCGTCTGGCATAGATGTTTCGATCTGCGATAATTTTCCAACCAGGTGTTTTTTCGGCCACCATAAGATCCCGTTACATTCCCAGCCACTGGGTACGACGCTGAGACAAACTTCCCCGGCTTCAATCGTTTGAATTATTTTAAAGGGCATCCTAGAAGCAAACGAGTTGTTGATACAATCAGTGAATGAGAGAAGATTAACATAATTACTTACACTACATACACTGTATTTCACGGAAAACTGTGTAATTTGCGATCAGTATCAGTGAAGCGAAAGTTCGCTGGATGCAATTTTCTCGACTGTAAACACTGACCTGTCAAACGAGTGCGGaatccaggcccctgacacggcctatatcaatgcattggaatcatggtagacaggatgtcctgggcgctaataaatagcgcccactgtcaaatgcgaaaacatcaacaattttttgtttagcgtttattttggtttgttgatcagtttttggaatcatttttcccacagcttatgatcacaaaacacttcaaactcgcttcaatattaatgtacggtaagaggagcatgcggttagttgaataaagcaacccaacaaacacgcattgtgaatgtgatttcgtgtgtggctcacaacatcaaacaaaagctgcgtttgttgattacacgcttgttccaatttgcacgaatatgagtataaggcagttagatgttggctacgataaatttcattcatgccaggggcctggcgGAATCTCTTTCACGAAGGCAATTAACTTTTCAAAAGAGCCcatgcataaacatgttcacatggaatatataaaactttattttctttctaaagattttttttttgaactaaagatgcatttaaaaaaaatatattttattattGCAAACTGGATGTAGGTGAATGAGGTACAGTTACAGGTGGAGCAAATAAACATTGCACTTGTCTCTGCCGTTGATCTTATACaactcaaatagtgacgtcactattttagttccaTAAGATCAGCGGTataacaaaagagacaactagtgacacgcaatggtccactgcacgaatatatgcTGGCCTTCTTaccctcacagaaaatttgacgtttgagcggtgccgacacctctcaaacgtcaaatttcgtgtgagagttagcacgtcagtataaattcgtgcagtgaacCATGTTTATTTGTGCTGCATGTAACTGTTTCTCATTTGATTTAGGTATACAATTGTGAACACTCGATGGCTTGCGGTTTTAAGAGGAATGTGCagccaacttttccgctactcaccgcattaAAACAAATGCACCACTGCGTATGCACTAAAACAATGACAGTAGTCAAGTTACGTCAAACGACCAGTTAGTTACGTTTTGTATACGGCCTGGGGCCGAACTATAGTTTTCCCATGCCAAAATATcctaaaaaaagccgaaaaaacggTAAAACCCGTAAAACTTTTGTCCcgtaacaaacatttttgctgtacaagagtggaacaaaccaataataataatgaaaaattagTGCATTGAGGGAACCAGCTTAAATTAATGTAGCTGTCTGATTAAAGTGCGCAATACATGATATGCTTATGTTGTGTTTCCGCATCatcaaaaaaattaaattttgcgtCAATAAATATTAAGTCACAATAATATGCAATTTATCTAAATCAAAATAACCACTTTTCAAATGTATGCAAAATGCATTCAGAAACGCTAGGTTTATGAAGCTCTCCGATAGAACGAACTTGTCTTATGGTGAGATCAACTAGTTTTGTTCAAGTGGAATGGAACTTTTTCAAGTAAATTAAAAATCCAGTAGAGTTTATcacattcttcagaaaatctaacGACCCTTGGTCAAGCAAGGTTTAGTTTAAAAGAATCTTATGACTGTGTTACATAAAACTTTTGCAATGTAATGGCGATTCTGGTAATATCAGCTCCCGCAGTATGGCAGACATTTTGCAATGAACAACACAAAATAATTCCGCATCCTGAGAAGTCACTGATTTTCAACATTTTCAGTTCaataatttcttctaaaataaGATTACCATCAAGATTGCCGTGAATATTTGTTATTATAGTAGGTGAAAAGTACGGCTCCTACCATGTTCCGCAGTCAACGATTAATttaattctcaaaataaattaTTGTTTTGGCATTGTTAACGCGGCGCATTAATTCTACGGAAGTTTTGCCATCTATATCAACGACAAACCGATCTTGGTATGAAAAATCTTTTTATAATAAGTGACAAAAATGATAGTTCTTGTGATTATTTTGTAAAATCATTTGAACTCTGCCATTTTTAGAGATTGTTTGTGATTGTGTCACTTGAAGGTTCATTCAGAATAAAAATGCTATCGGCCAACAAAGACCATCATGCAGATATAAATAAACATATTTAAGCCTTAATTTATGATATACTtgaagtattcttgaagaaacgcATGATAAAACCTGTATGCCTAGAAGCATTCTTATCAAAGGTTTACAATGATCTTGAGAACTGCAATAAGTTAAAGTTTATCAGTTTTAAGAGAACTTAAAAACAGTTCTTCAACACCGCCTCAGGCATGGGCCTCCTTAGACTTATGGAAGGTTTATGCGTTATTTTTCGATGTAATGTAGAGCAGTTGAATTTATGCCTGGTTTTATTGATCTTGTGTTGAAGAACTCTTCTAGAACGTCATAAATTTAATTTTGCTACTTGGGTATTGACTTCTACCGAATAACTCGATTCATATGCTTCCCGATCATTATTTATGAAGCCAACTCCACGTTAAGCCTTATCACCTCCCCTGTAATAGACGAGGTAGGGGAACGAAACCCAAAGTGCTCACATTTTCATTCCAGCAAAGTGCTCTCATTTTCATTCTATCAAAAACAAAGCTTATTAACGCTATCTGTTAAGCTTTtgtatttagttatatttttgtactttttgttaGGAATAAGCATGCATGATaacaaaaaaaaggaaaacaatcAATGCTTAAATCgtctgtttttggaataggaGAACAGATCATAGGGACATGGACTGAAGAAGGGTACTCCTACTCTACTTGAATAAAGTGTTAGCAATGGGATCCACTGCTCGGAATTCACGTTCTCCAGCTCTGGGACAGCGTATCTCCTGGGTAgctgccacattaacgccgacattctgcagttccgaatcaggagcctttaaagtgcGGCTTCAATCAACGTATGATTTTCTCTATGATTGAAGGTTTTGAGCAGACTaccttacccgagcagaggagaatatcaaattaataactacgaaataacataacctgtttttatatcttgttttgttattgttaacttatcaaagcattgcttctaaacaacatatgttgttggacaatctcattttgttatgatcattgtATCAGTATACGTTCATGAAATAATAtctgaataatatattttgttggaaaacatgttaagttattattttattattatgattggtcaaatatttgatcatcaatagcacGACAATAGCAAGCTTTGATATCAAAACTGCATCATTCGAGATTTACGTTGTTTGCAGCATTTCGTGATGGAAAGCTTGTGTATATTTACTCATCAGTTTCTCTGCCTTTTCCTGGCATTACATCCCAACTGAAAATGAGTCAACATCTCAACTCAGTGTTTTATAATAATTTCGACAGTAACAGAAACTAGAGAAAAAAATGTGCGCCTTGATTGTTTGAGGGTTGAATCTCAGCTTCTTGGGTAGTGATCGATCTCAATTTTTGTCTGGATATTTATAATAATTTGAATTTGATCCGTGACAAATTTGTTCTGAGAAAAACTTTTTTAAATGTCGCAAAACGTTCATTTCCATAAAAATAGCAAAATTGTCATTTTCCAATTGTTTTGCCCATACGGATTATTCAGAAAAGTAGTGTGTTTCGTTAGTCTGattaactttgcagaagaacttGGTCATCATTTTAGAGTTAtacca contains:
- the LOC115267818 gene encoding uncharacterized protein LOC115267818; protein product: MPFKIIQTIEAGEVCLSVVPSGWECNGILWWPKKHLVGKLSQIETSMPDDKWEKINCVKKREFLTRKEADDELDRMETVSDTEVEEIQMPPPRKRIRYGQSSKVFVAKDFNSLVKSVSGPTHEQEVAVNSILSPATNLCIAGPVDDQQMVYVTEEADEKEEEQPPQSSIFFMTNDDENNGIDPVLENQRVILENQSKIMQALAKIQTGQDYAMTHCHCRTQRLDESSTKQHVQPAFSAVDSVDDLKALEKSLEDSTKMQTFLSGMSFICGTTGKAQGVDCCYKLIDYFFTRMFLTQCSWTGMVRKSDGNTQQEPSTSVDAEPKIPLKFYGNTRRLFVNLVRQADKDFSELDGEKFFKTILKNSKQRLNAKMLTSKHKNRPTNLKYKKTSVEPEPVQADARDDARADAIIEEEDVSNVNTTGSFEMNKE